Genomic DNA from Ilyobacter polytropus DSM 2926:
TGCAGGTAGTCTTTGTATAACGATCTTAATTACATTATCCTTGTAATAAATTGATTTCAACTCTCCTGTAAAAAAATTTGTTATCATTTTTATATACTGAATATGTATCGGTTTATCTAAACCGTATTTTGCATTTACTTCGGCTATTGCTTGTTTAGTTGCATTTTCTCCAAGTAAAACTGTAGCTGTATCACCTGGTGCTGCCTTCATAATAAGGAATATTATCAATGACGCTGAGAATAGTATTACAACAAGCATGAGAAGTCTTCTCATAATATAGTTCACCATAAGTTTTCTCCCTTTCTCGTAATTATATTAAAAAATAGAGACTGCTTGGTTAAAAGCAGCCTCTTAAATGTTTATGACAAACCTTATTGTATATCCACATTATTTTCAGGTGTATATAAATATATATATCCCTGAGGCGATGGCTTAAAATTCTTAACTTTATTAGTATGAACCACGTTGATATTTTTGAATATCAATGGAATATGAATATAATCCGTTCCGATTGCTTGTCTCATTGCCTTGACATACTCTACTTCTCTTTTAGCTATATCTGCTGTATTTCTACCGTTTACCAGTGCTTCATCGACCACTTTGTTTGAATATTTTGATCTATTTTGTTTACCTGCGTCAGTATGGAATAAAGCATATGTCCATCTATCAGGATCAGGCACAGAACCCCATCCAAGCAGATAAATTCCTGCTTTACCATCTTCTGTAGATGGAAGTAAAGTTCCAAATTCAAGGGTTTGAACTTTTGGCTTGAATCCGTATTTAACTAAGCTCGATGCCATAGCTGTTGCTATTTTAGATCTAAAAGCATCTTGAGGTGATAGAATAGGAATTTCCATTCCTTCTTTTAATACTCCTTCTGCTTTCAATTCATCAAACAAAGCCTTCGCCTTTGCTTCATCGTATGGAAGTGCTTTAGATTTCATGTATTCTTTATCATTTGAAAATACCACAGGAGGTATCCAAGAATACGCTCTCTCTCCTGTGCTACCATAAATTCCCTTTATTGCACTGTCAAAATCAGTTGCATAGTATATGGCTTTTCGAAATCTCACATCAGAGTAAGGCTTTTGTACCGCTGAAAAACCAACATATTGAAATGACAGTCCAGGTGTCTGTTGAACTTCAAAATTTGAATCAGACTGAAAACTCATAATATCCTGAGGCAATAAACTAGATGCAAGGTCTATACCTCCGGACTTAAGCTCAACAGAAGCTACTTCGGCTTTTGGTATAGGTCTAAATATTGCCTGGTCAA
This window encodes:
- a CDS encoding ABC transporter substrate-binding protein, whose protein sequence is MKKILKFLSLTFILVLLFAGCGGKKETEETSAETTKEKVLKVAIDKDATNLNPVFVTDLTGEMFAANIFDTLVSYKDDVSKPAPGVAEKWEISEDGKTYTFYLRKGVKFHNGTELTAKDVKFTIEAIMDPANAAASKQYLNDVESVQVVDNYTVKFTLKNVYASFMLLLGSPQFGILPSEYIAEVGMEAFDRDPIGTGPFKFQEWIPDDHITLVKNEDYFLGKPNLDQAIFRPIPKAEVASVELKSGGIDLASSLLPQDIMSFQSDSNFEVQQTPGLSFQYVGFSAVQKPYSDVRFRKAIYYATDFDSAIKGIYGSTGERAYSWIPPVVFSNDKEYMKSKALPYDEAKAKALFDELKAEGVLKEGMEIPILSPQDAFRSKIATAMASSLVKYGFKPKVQTLEFGTLLPSTEDGKAGIYLLGWGSVPDPDRWTYALFHTDAGKQNRSKYSNKVVDEALVNGRNTADIAKREVEYVKAMRQAIGTDYIHIPLIFKNINVVHTNKVKNFKPSPQGYIYLYTPENNVDIQ